From the genome of Papaver somniferum cultivar HN1 chromosome 2, ASM357369v1, whole genome shotgun sequence, one region includes:
- the LOC113352520 gene encoding uncharacterized protein LOC113352520, which yields MDTSQRIKIFIWKCLQDALPTKTKIKSFINEDNNCVFCQSVRESTYHLFFECAYARAVWNLPPMPSQGVHLTSNSVNKSFLDHYNDWKTGNLQSISMALEATKCWFIWKERCLRVFENKNRTPEQLTIDITRHFAYWHPENRKQNKAISSKKTIRNINWTLPSTNTNKINSDASWLSEITNTGFGFILRNWTGTFQAATVGSCRTFSPEEVEAVAHLRATQWVVTNKIQHLVIEGDNQTTINYLQGKESTVQWQCLAMLEEVKLLADQLVSFLGFQYVDRRANKVADLLAKKGRSTNTTTFWNDPSPSFLIPSIAFDTVKACKICNLNDNISVISQAGVNPKNSVIGRATQHE from the coding sequence ATGGATACATCTCAGAGAATAAAAATTTTCATCTGGAAATGCTTGCAAGATGCATTACCAACTAAAACAAAGATTAAATCATTTATAAATGAAGACAACAATTGTGTTTTCTGTCAATCAGTGAGGGAATCCACTTATCATTTGTTCTTCGAATGTGCATATGCAAGAGCTGTTTGGAATTTACCTCCAATGCCATCTCAGGGAGTACATCTTACCTCTAactctgttaataaatctttcttAGATCACTACAATGACTGGAAAACAGGAAATCTACAATCTATATCTATGGCTTTGGAAGCAACTAAGtgttggtttatatggaaagaaaGGTGCCTTagagtttttgaaaacaaaaatagaaccCCGGAGCAATTAACAATAGATATTACCAGACATTTTGCTTATTGGCACCCAGAAAATAGGAAACAGAATAAGGCAATTAGCAGTAAGAAAACGATACGAAATATCAACTGGACTTTACCTTCTACTaatacaaataaaataaacagcgatgcttcatggtTGTCTGAAATTACAAATACTGGTTTTGGTTTTATATTGCGTAATTGGACAGGAACTTTCCAAGCAGCAACAGTGGGAAGTTGCAGGACCTTCTCACCAGAAGAGGTAGAAGCTGTAGCTCATCTCAGAGCTACTCAATGGGTTGTTACAAACAAGATACAACACTTGGTGATTGAAGGGGATAACCAGACAACAATCAATTACCTACAAGGAAAAGAATCAACAGTCCAATGGCAATGCTTAGCCATGTTAGAAGAAGTAAAGTTATTAGCAGATCAACtagtttcttttttaggttttcagTATGTAGACAGGAGAGCAAACAAGGTGGCGGACTTGTTAGCAAAGAAGGGAAGAAGCACAAACACTACAACTTTTTGGAATGACCCATCTCCTAGTTTTTTAATTCCTTCAATCGCTTTTGACACTGTCAAAGCCTGTAAAATTTGTAACTTAAATGATAATATCTCTGTAATTTCTCAAGCCGGTGTTAATCCTAAAAATTCAGTCATTGGAAGAGCTACTCAACATGAGTGA